A stretch of Aedes aegypti strain LVP_AGWG chromosome 2, AaegL5.0 Primary Assembly, whole genome shotgun sequence DNA encodes these proteins:
- the LOC5575820 gene encoding uncharacterized protein LOC5575820 isoform X1 produces the protein MLIMEAKTMKTGFLLLVLISLASQSRAEEFCPNGCHCHYDHDSGDFYVDCSGLGLTELPQFPETNVQILDLSENLFTFIPPEISQFSNLRYLDMSSNLISSLPPYSLDGLHSLKQLNLAKNNISNWANLYPNELLQKTPFLEELSLAENQFTSFSSNEISLVLVSASVRYLDLSNCKITKVSGKEVIQGLISLETLKLNGNPLHGISDIKSDSLKTLDLSNCRLSTLQPTALSGLSSLAYVNFAKNYKLSLSTHGNVTSSSLRRVNLSNCNMDSIELGGFPNLITAVLRGNMIRQLMGNSFIANPLLENIDLSSNSINFVHSDAFRQLTNLKTLDLSFNTIPRIDGRTFKDNEMLTQINLSRNYIARLQRIVASSLAHLNMSWCEILSIDADALGAMPSLIDLDLSHNLLYDDPWNIASETLQTLDLSMCRITAIRNTTFSRLPALMRINLSGNRFTTPFRVDFFDNNPYLSEIWLGDNPWRCDCRDGAFLYFFLFLTEPPRRVNDQKQLRCTSPEDFYGATWEAACRSVWYPQDIMGTTERIWTYFMLAILAFFGFFCLYSSIKRFVDSRRKLAAERERRENVEEMREVARENQLRLRQEAQLNAPDARESRPPCYEDAILLPKLDAASFASLDELLLRGKRKKKRRHRQSTGDEGTDADDETDRNELQQSSRSRSENVLSVRAVVYQEPNDTLQRENSPIYQRPTSNRVVVANVHASPTESRNSRAQPTNDAELHYHSTDILRMDRPSTSSPTSSRCVSVSVPQPSTPGPSSSNQQIQDFNNRSYENSPYAKRKVKPLQHINPNGSIEEITDFEGYESSPYAKRRIQHMASFKGDRERPPLPARPPPSNAQKLLQDSDDDDKAEAICLKVVDDYFKPEQAKPDLDDYAVVTEDDVRTNLLERRQEPNATANADSSGSSSIEIIPGRNDRQQ, from the exons ATG cTAATAATGGAAGCAAAGACAATGAAAACCGGATTTCTCCTTCTTGTGTTGATATCACTGGCATCCCAATCACGTGCCGAGGAGTTTTGCCCCAATGGATGTCACTGCCACTACGATCATGACTCAGGGGATTTTTACGTGGACTGTTCTGGATTGGGACTGACAGAACTGCCTCAATTCCCTGAAACgaat GTTCAAATTCTCGATCTATCAGAGAACTTGTTCACGTTCATCCCTCCGGAAATATCTCAATTCTCAAACCTGCGATACCTGGATATGTCATCAAATCTAATTTCTTCGCTTCCACCTTACTCGCTCGATGGGCTGCACTCACTCAAGCAACTAAATCTGGCCAAAAACAACATATCGAATTGGGCAAACCTCTACCCAAATGAACTGCTCCAGAAAACACCTTTTTTGGAAGAGCTGAGTCTTGCAGAGAACCAGTTTACAAGCTTTTCAAGTAACGAAATTTCACTGGTCTTAGTAAGTGCATCAGTTCGGTATCTCGATTTGAGCAATTGTAAAATTACGAAAGTATCAGGAAAAGAAGTCATTCAGGGATTGATAAGTTTGGAAACCCTTAAACTGAATGGAAATCCGCTGCACGGTATATCCGACATAAAATCTGACAGTTTGAAAACTTTGGATCTGAGCAACTGCCGACTCAGCACATTACAACCAACAGCTCTAAGTGGACTATCATCACTAGCCTACGTGAATTTTGCTAAAAACTATAAACTTTCACTTTCCACCCATGGTAACGTTACATCCAGCAGTTTGAGGCGTGTGAATCTGTCGAACTGCAACATGGATTCTATAGAACTTGGTGGTTTCCCGAACCTTATAACAGCGGTTTTACGAGGAAACATGATTCGTCAACTGATGGGAAACAGTTTTATAGCAAATCCGCTATTGGAAAACATCGATCTTTCATCCAACTCGATCAACTTTGTCCACAGTGATGCATTTCGGCAGCTAACGAATTTGAAAACCCTGGACTTATCGTTCAATACAATACCGCGAATTGATGGGCGAACATTCAAGGACAACGAAATGCTAACGCAGATAAACTTGAGCAGAAACTACATCGCTCGATTGCAAAGGATCGTAGCCAGCTCATTGGCACATCTCAATATGAGTTGGTGCGAAATTCTGTCTATAGATGCCGATGCTTTAGGAGCTATGCCTTCACTCATCGATCTGGATTTGTCGCACAACTTGCTTTACGATGACCCTTGGAACATAGCCTCCGAAACGTTACAGACTCTGGATCTTAGCATGTGTCGCATAACggccataagaaatacaacattCTCACGACTTCCAGCACTGATGCGAATCAATCTGTCCGGAAACAGATTTACAACGCCTTTTCGAGTGGATTTCTTCGACAATAATCCATATCTGAGCGAAATCTGGCTCGGTGATAATCCATGGCGGTGCGACTGCCGTGACGGCGCATTTTTGTATTTCTTCCTGTTCTTAACCGAACCTCCTCGGAGG GTAAATGACCAAAAACAATTGCGTTGTACTAGTCCGGAAGACTTCTACGGAGCCACTTGGGAAGCAGCTTGCAGATCCGTATGGTACCCACAGGACATCATGGGGACGACTGAGAGGATTTGGACCTACTTCATGTTGGCCATTTTGGCGTTCTTTGGCTTCTTCTGTTTGTATTCGTCCATAAAACGGTTCGTTGATTCACGTCGAAAGCTTGCTGCAGAACGAGAACGTCGAGAAAACGTAGAGGAAATGCGTGAAGT TGCTCGTGAAAATCAGTTAAGACTACGCCAAGAAGCACAACTGAACGCACCAGATGCTCGTGAATCACGACCACCCTGTTACGAGGATGCCATCCTACTACCCAAGCTCGATGCTGCTTCATTTGCATCACTTGATGAGCTGCTTCTGCGCGGTAAACGTAAGAAGAAACGAAGACACCGCCAATCTACTGGTGATGAAGGAACCGATGCTGATGATGAAACTGATCGAAATGAACTTCAACAGAGCAGTCGCTCCAGAAGCGAAAACGTGCTCTCCGTCAGAGCTGTAGTCTATCAAGAACCTAACGATACATTACAAAGGGAAAACTCTCCGATCTACCAACGTCCAACCTCCAATCGTGTGGTAGTTGCAAACGTCCATGCCTCTCCAACTGAATCTAGAAACTCGAGAGCTCAACCGACGAACGATGCCGAGCTGCATTACCATTCGACCGATATTCTACGAATGGACAGACCATCAACATCTAGCCCCACTTCATCCCGCTGTGTCTCAGTTTCCGTGCCTCAACCATCCACCCCTGGACCTAGTTCCAGTAATCAACAAATTCAGGATTTTAATAATCGAAGCTACGAAAACAGTCCCTACGCTAAGCGAAAAGTCAAACCACTTCAACACATAAACCCAAATGGAAGTATCGAAgagattacagattttgaagGATATGAATCCAGCCCCTACGCAAAACGTCGAATACAGCACATGGCCAGTTTCAAGGGTGACCGAGAAAGGCCACCACTTCCCGCTAGACCTCCTCCATCCAATGCACAGAAGTTGCTTCAAGACAGTGACGACGATGATAAAGCTGAAGCAATCTGCCTCAAAGTCGTTGACGACTACTTCAAACCAGAACAAGCGAAACCCGATTTGGATGATTATGCCGTTGTGACAGAGGATGACGTTAGGACGAATTTGCTGGAACGCAGGCAAGAACCTAACGCTACGGCAAATGCGGATTCAAGTGGTAGCAGTAGTATTGAAATAATTCCCGGCAGAAACGACCGCCAGCAGTGA
- the LOC5575820 gene encoding uncharacterized protein LOC5575820 isoform X2, with the protein MEAKTMKTGFLLLVLISLASQSRAEEFCPNGCHCHYDHDSGDFYVDCSGLGLTELPQFPETNVQILDLSENLFTFIPPEISQFSNLRYLDMSSNLISSLPPYSLDGLHSLKQLNLAKNNISNWANLYPNELLQKTPFLEELSLAENQFTSFSSNEISLVLVSASVRYLDLSNCKITKVSGKEVIQGLISLETLKLNGNPLHGISDIKSDSLKTLDLSNCRLSTLQPTALSGLSSLAYVNFAKNYKLSLSTHGNVTSSSLRRVNLSNCNMDSIELGGFPNLITAVLRGNMIRQLMGNSFIANPLLENIDLSSNSINFVHSDAFRQLTNLKTLDLSFNTIPRIDGRTFKDNEMLTQINLSRNYIARLQRIVASSLAHLNMSWCEILSIDADALGAMPSLIDLDLSHNLLYDDPWNIASETLQTLDLSMCRITAIRNTTFSRLPALMRINLSGNRFTTPFRVDFFDNNPYLSEIWLGDNPWRCDCRDGAFLYFFLFLTEPPRRVNDQKQLRCTSPEDFYGATWEAACRSVWYPQDIMGTTERIWTYFMLAILAFFGFFCLYSSIKRFVDSRRKLAAERERRENVEEMREVARENQLRLRQEAQLNAPDARESRPPCYEDAILLPKLDAASFASLDELLLRGKRKKKRRHRQSTGDEGTDADDETDRNELQQSSRSRSENVLSVRAVVYQEPNDTLQRENSPIYQRPTSNRVVVANVHASPTESRNSRAQPTNDAELHYHSTDILRMDRPSTSSPTSSRCVSVSVPQPSTPGPSSSNQQIQDFNNRSYENSPYAKRKVKPLQHINPNGSIEEITDFEGYESSPYAKRRIQHMASFKGDRERPPLPARPPPSNAQKLLQDSDDDDKAEAICLKVVDDYFKPEQAKPDLDDYAVVTEDDVRTNLLERRQEPNATANADSSGSSSIEIIPGRNDRQQ; encoded by the exons ATGGAAGCAAAGACAATGAAAACCGGATTTCTCCTTCTTGTGTTGATATCACTGGCATCCCAATCACGTGCCGAGGAGTTTTGCCCCAATGGATGTCACTGCCACTACGATCATGACTCAGGGGATTTTTACGTGGACTGTTCTGGATTGGGACTGACAGAACTGCCTCAATTCCCTGAAACgaat GTTCAAATTCTCGATCTATCAGAGAACTTGTTCACGTTCATCCCTCCGGAAATATCTCAATTCTCAAACCTGCGATACCTGGATATGTCATCAAATCTAATTTCTTCGCTTCCACCTTACTCGCTCGATGGGCTGCACTCACTCAAGCAACTAAATCTGGCCAAAAACAACATATCGAATTGGGCAAACCTCTACCCAAATGAACTGCTCCAGAAAACACCTTTTTTGGAAGAGCTGAGTCTTGCAGAGAACCAGTTTACAAGCTTTTCAAGTAACGAAATTTCACTGGTCTTAGTAAGTGCATCAGTTCGGTATCTCGATTTGAGCAATTGTAAAATTACGAAAGTATCAGGAAAAGAAGTCATTCAGGGATTGATAAGTTTGGAAACCCTTAAACTGAATGGAAATCCGCTGCACGGTATATCCGACATAAAATCTGACAGTTTGAAAACTTTGGATCTGAGCAACTGCCGACTCAGCACATTACAACCAACAGCTCTAAGTGGACTATCATCACTAGCCTACGTGAATTTTGCTAAAAACTATAAACTTTCACTTTCCACCCATGGTAACGTTACATCCAGCAGTTTGAGGCGTGTGAATCTGTCGAACTGCAACATGGATTCTATAGAACTTGGTGGTTTCCCGAACCTTATAACAGCGGTTTTACGAGGAAACATGATTCGTCAACTGATGGGAAACAGTTTTATAGCAAATCCGCTATTGGAAAACATCGATCTTTCATCCAACTCGATCAACTTTGTCCACAGTGATGCATTTCGGCAGCTAACGAATTTGAAAACCCTGGACTTATCGTTCAATACAATACCGCGAATTGATGGGCGAACATTCAAGGACAACGAAATGCTAACGCAGATAAACTTGAGCAGAAACTACATCGCTCGATTGCAAAGGATCGTAGCCAGCTCATTGGCACATCTCAATATGAGTTGGTGCGAAATTCTGTCTATAGATGCCGATGCTTTAGGAGCTATGCCTTCACTCATCGATCTGGATTTGTCGCACAACTTGCTTTACGATGACCCTTGGAACATAGCCTCCGAAACGTTACAGACTCTGGATCTTAGCATGTGTCGCATAACggccataagaaatacaacattCTCACGACTTCCAGCACTGATGCGAATCAATCTGTCCGGAAACAGATTTACAACGCCTTTTCGAGTGGATTTCTTCGACAATAATCCATATCTGAGCGAAATCTGGCTCGGTGATAATCCATGGCGGTGCGACTGCCGTGACGGCGCATTTTTGTATTTCTTCCTGTTCTTAACCGAACCTCCTCGGAGG GTAAATGACCAAAAACAATTGCGTTGTACTAGTCCGGAAGACTTCTACGGAGCCACTTGGGAAGCAGCTTGCAGATCCGTATGGTACCCACAGGACATCATGGGGACGACTGAGAGGATTTGGACCTACTTCATGTTGGCCATTTTGGCGTTCTTTGGCTTCTTCTGTTTGTATTCGTCCATAAAACGGTTCGTTGATTCACGTCGAAAGCTTGCTGCAGAACGAGAACGTCGAGAAAACGTAGAGGAAATGCGTGAAGT TGCTCGTGAAAATCAGTTAAGACTACGCCAAGAAGCACAACTGAACGCACCAGATGCTCGTGAATCACGACCACCCTGTTACGAGGATGCCATCCTACTACCCAAGCTCGATGCTGCTTCATTTGCATCACTTGATGAGCTGCTTCTGCGCGGTAAACGTAAGAAGAAACGAAGACACCGCCAATCTACTGGTGATGAAGGAACCGATGCTGATGATGAAACTGATCGAAATGAACTTCAACAGAGCAGTCGCTCCAGAAGCGAAAACGTGCTCTCCGTCAGAGCTGTAGTCTATCAAGAACCTAACGATACATTACAAAGGGAAAACTCTCCGATCTACCAACGTCCAACCTCCAATCGTGTGGTAGTTGCAAACGTCCATGCCTCTCCAACTGAATCTAGAAACTCGAGAGCTCAACCGACGAACGATGCCGAGCTGCATTACCATTCGACCGATATTCTACGAATGGACAGACCATCAACATCTAGCCCCACTTCATCCCGCTGTGTCTCAGTTTCCGTGCCTCAACCATCCACCCCTGGACCTAGTTCCAGTAATCAACAAATTCAGGATTTTAATAATCGAAGCTACGAAAACAGTCCCTACGCTAAGCGAAAAGTCAAACCACTTCAACACATAAACCCAAATGGAAGTATCGAAgagattacagattttgaagGATATGAATCCAGCCCCTACGCAAAACGTCGAATACAGCACATGGCCAGTTTCAAGGGTGACCGAGAAAGGCCACCACTTCCCGCTAGACCTCCTCCATCCAATGCACAGAAGTTGCTTCAAGACAGTGACGACGATGATAAAGCTGAAGCAATCTGCCTCAAAGTCGTTGACGACTACTTCAAACCAGAACAAGCGAAACCCGATTTGGATGATTATGCCGTTGTGACAGAGGATGACGTTAGGACGAATTTGCTGGAACGCAGGCAAGAACCTAACGCTACGGCAAATGCGGATTCAAGTGGTAGCAGTAGTATTGAAATAATTCCCGGCAGAAACGACCGCCAGCAGTGA